From Afipia carboxidovorans OM5, one genomic window encodes:
- a CDS encoding FliH/SctL family protein, with protein MSAPAKFLFDMDFTAPANTERPASRAEIAQQVAEAEARAFREGFAAAQREASVESDRRSALAMEEISIAMRALAASFKTVEGRVETEAVDVAVATARKLARELVAAEPLTEIMALVADCLQHLTSTPHIAIRVNDALYDRARERIEDLARRSGFEGRLVILAEPEIEVSDCKIEWADGGCTLDHAATNARIGELVERYMAARNQAGRDS; from the coding sequence ATGAGCGCGCCCGCGAAATTCCTGTTCGACATGGATTTCACCGCTCCGGCGAATACCGAGCGGCCGGCTTCTCGTGCCGAGATCGCCCAGCAGGTTGCAGAGGCCGAGGCGCGCGCCTTCCGCGAAGGTTTTGCAGCAGCGCAACGCGAGGCCAGCGTCGAGAGTGATCGCCGCTCGGCTCTGGCGATGGAAGAGATTTCGATTGCAATGCGCGCGCTCGCGGCAAGCTTCAAGACTGTCGAAGGCCGGGTCGAGACCGAGGCCGTCGATGTGGCGGTGGCGACCGCCCGCAAGCTCGCGCGTGAGCTCGTTGCGGCCGAACCGCTCACCGAGATCATGGCGCTGGTTGCCGATTGCCTGCAGCACCTGACCTCGACGCCGCATATCGCGATCCGCGTCAACGATGCGCTCTACGATCGCGCCCGCGAGCGGATCGAAGACCTTGCGCGCCGCAGCGGTTTCGAAGGACGGCTTGTCATTCTCGCAGAGCCCGAAATCGAAGTCTCGGACTGCAAGATCGAATGGGCGGACGGCGGCTGTACCCTCGATCACGCCGCAACGAACGCACGGATTGGTGAACTGGTGGAGCGCTATATGGCGGCCCGCAATCAGGCCGGGAGAGACTCATGA
- the fliN gene encoding flagellar motor switch protein FliN, protein MSENDGQDQVPLPDLNAIEAPPLDQAAYADDEERSARIASDLEAVFDVPVQVSAVLGRSKMDVSDLLKLGPGTVLELDRRVGEAIDIYVNNRLVARGEVVLVEDKLGVTMTEIIKAERA, encoded by the coding sequence ATGAGTGAGAATGACGGACAGGACCAGGTGCCGTTGCCGGACCTTAACGCGATCGAGGCGCCGCCGCTGGATCAGGCAGCCTATGCGGATGACGAGGAGCGTAGCGCGCGCATCGCCTCCGATCTCGAGGCGGTGTTCGATGTTCCGGTGCAGGTCTCGGCCGTGCTCGGCCGCTCGAAGATGGACGTCAGCGATCTTCTCAAGCTTGGCCCCGGCACGGTGCTCGAACTCGACCGCCGTGTTGGCGAGGCGATCGACATCTACGTCAACAACCGCCTGGTGGCGCGCGGCGAAGTGGTCCTCGTCGAGGACAAGCTTGGCGTGACCATGACGGAAATCATCAAGGCGGAGCGCGCGTAG